Proteins from a genomic interval of Kribbella aluminosa:
- the tyrS gene encoding tyrosine--tRNA ligase — protein sequence MNAVIDRLRRTTDLIVGADDLRERLDSGRPLRIKYGVDCTAPDLHLGHAVNLWMMRQLQDLGHRVVFLLGDLTTRVGDPTGRSETRPVLTPAQIDANAASFLEQVSLVLRTDPSVFEVRRNSEWYDAMPVAELLGLFAQVTHAQLMARDMFRDRVAAGREIAVHELVYPVLQGYDSFAMESDLTIVGSDQLFNEQLGRHFQQRLGAPPQVVITTPITPGIDGRAKQSKSLNNYIGLTDSPRDKFGKLMSIPDELVEAYARVYTELPPETVAALADASGPAARDAKLRLAAAVVTRYHGAGVAKAELDAFRRTFTDRTEPADMPELTVALAHPTVLDLLRAAHPNASNSDLRRLLRQGAVTLNGIRQHNPATEVDLPVILKSGPRTWHRATPTPPTAGGASPLRGSPLT from the coding sequence ATGAACGCTGTGATCGACCGGTTACGACGTACCACCGACCTGATCGTCGGTGCGGACGACCTGCGCGAACGCCTGGACTCCGGACGGCCGCTGCGGATCAAGTACGGCGTGGACTGCACCGCGCCCGACCTGCACCTCGGGCACGCGGTCAACCTGTGGATGATGCGCCAACTGCAGGACCTCGGGCACCGGGTGGTGTTCCTGCTCGGCGATCTCACCACGCGCGTCGGCGACCCGACCGGGCGCTCCGAGACCCGCCCGGTCCTCACCCCCGCGCAGATCGACGCGAACGCCGCATCGTTCCTCGAACAGGTCTCGCTGGTACTGCGGACTGACCCGTCGGTGTTCGAGGTACGGCGGAACTCCGAGTGGTACGACGCGATGCCGGTGGCGGAGCTGCTCGGGTTGTTCGCGCAGGTCACGCATGCGCAGTTGATGGCGCGGGACATGTTCCGGGACCGGGTCGCCGCGGGGCGGGAGATCGCGGTGCACGAGCTGGTGTACCCGGTGCTGCAGGGGTACGACAGCTTCGCGATGGAGAGCGACCTGACGATCGTCGGGTCGGACCAGCTGTTCAACGAGCAGCTCGGCCGGCACTTCCAGCAGCGGCTGGGGGCGCCGCCGCAGGTCGTGATCACCACGCCGATCACGCCCGGGATCGATGGTCGCGCCAAGCAGTCGAAGTCGCTGAACAACTACATCGGGCTGACCGACAGCCCGCGGGACAAGTTCGGGAAGCTGATGAGCATTCCGGACGAGCTGGTGGAGGCTTACGCCCGGGTGTACACCGAGCTGCCACCGGAGACGGTTGCCGCGCTCGCGGACGCGTCGGGGCCGGCGGCGCGGGACGCCAAGCTCCGGCTCGCGGCGGCGGTCGTCACCCGGTACCACGGCGCGGGCGTCGCGAAGGCCGAGCTCGACGCGTTCCGCCGTACGTTCACCGACCGCACGGAGCCGGCGGACATGCCGGAGCTCACCGTTGCGTTGGCCCACCCAACGGTCCTCGACCTCCTCCGGGCGGCCCACCCGAACGCGAGCAACTCCGACCTCCGCCGCCTCCTCCGTCAGGGCGCGGTAACCCTCAACGGCATCCGCCAGCACAACCCAGCCACCGAGGTCGACCTCCCGGTCATCCTCAAATCCGGCCCCCGAACCTGGCACCGAGCAACCCCGACCCCACCGACGGCAGGCGGCGCATCCCCCTTGCGAGGTTCACCCCTCACATAG
- a CDS encoding NAD(P)/FAD-dependent oxidoreductase, whose translation MDVAVIGGSVAGLQAALTLGRARRQVVLFDDGQARNRTASHVHNYLGAVDVAPAELLAIGRRQLATYGVEVRDGRVEEVTPDDDGFVVDGRQVRVVVLATGLWDELPDVPGVADGWGQSVVACPHCHGWEVRDQPLVQLGMRGAPDRSVARALLLSRWSDDVVLCTDGDALSGTHLDRLAAAGVKVRTERVAEVGSGVRLVNGESLAARRVFVVVRQHQQSDLAERLGCQVADGAVVVDEGGRTTVPGVYAVGTTAAPALLAIGAAGHASTAAVAVHGDLLESDLGGGW comes from the coding sequence ATGGATGTTGCGGTCATCGGTGGAAGTGTCGCGGGGCTGCAGGCTGCGTTGACGTTGGGGCGGGCGCGGCGGCAGGTGGTGCTGTTCGACGACGGGCAGGCCCGGAACCGGACGGCGTCGCACGTGCACAACTACCTCGGCGCCGTCGACGTCGCGCCCGCTGAGCTGCTCGCGATCGGACGGCGGCAGTTGGCGACGTACGGCGTGGAGGTACGGGACGGTCGCGTCGAGGAGGTGACGCCGGACGACGACGGGTTCGTGGTCGACGGGCGGCAGGTGCGGGTCGTCGTATTGGCGACCGGGTTGTGGGACGAGCTGCCCGACGTCCCCGGGGTGGCCGATGGGTGGGGGCAGTCCGTTGTGGCGTGTCCGCACTGCCATGGGTGGGAGGTACGGGATCAGCCGCTGGTGCAGCTGGGGATGCGCGGTGCGCCGGATCGGTCGGTGGCGCGGGCCTTGCTGCTGAGTCGCTGGAGTGACGACGTGGTGCTGTGCACGGACGGCGATGCACTCAGCGGGACGCACCTGGATCGGTTGGCGGCCGCCGGAGTCAAGGTGCGCACCGAGCGCGTGGCCGAGGTCGGGTCAGGGGTGCGGCTGGTCAACGGGGAATCGCTGGCCGCGCGGCGCGTGTTCGTGGTGGTGCGGCAGCATCAGCAGAGCGATCTGGCCGAGCGGCTCGGGTGCCAGGTCGCCGACGGTGCGGTCGTGGTCGACGAAGGCGGACGGACCACTGTGCCCGGGGTGTACGCGGTCGGTACGACGGCCGCGCCGGCGTTGCTCGCGATCGGGGCGGCGGGGCACGCCAGCACCGCGGCGGTCGCCGTACACGGTGATCTGCTGGAGTCAGATCTGGGCGGCGGCTGGTAG
- a CDS encoding 2-dehydropantoate 2-reductase, translating into MIAVYGAGGIGCYVGGRLAATGTPVTFVGRPRTADEVAAHGLRLTDYLGADLQVADVRFETTPAGAAGADLVLVTVKSAATSQAADELAEVLPPDAVVVSFQNGVRNAEVLRSRLPSQVVVAGMVPFNVLNRGGGVFHQGTEGKLDVQRDPALAPYAEAFERAGLPLTQHDDVLPVQWSKLLLNLNNPINALSNLPLRDELSQRAYRRCLAAAQAEALELLAAAGIRPAQLLAVPMQRFPAVLRLPDFLFRRLASKVLAVDPLARTSMWEDLEAGRPTEIDYLNGEVVRLAASLGRTAPVNAKLVSLIREAETSRRTWAGPDLLGSIM; encoded by the coding sequence ATGATCGCTGTCTATGGTGCCGGCGGGATCGGCTGCTACGTCGGCGGACGGCTCGCGGCGACGGGGACGCCGGTGACGTTCGTCGGCCGGCCGCGGACGGCGGACGAGGTGGCGGCGCACGGGTTGCGGCTGACCGACTACCTGGGCGCCGACCTGCAGGTTGCCGACGTCCGGTTCGAGACCACGCCCGCCGGTGCCGCGGGCGCCGACCTCGTGCTGGTGACGGTGAAGTCGGCGGCGACCTCACAGGCAGCTGACGAGCTGGCCGAGGTGCTGCCGCCGGACGCGGTGGTGGTGAGCTTCCAGAACGGCGTACGGAACGCCGAGGTCCTGCGGTCGCGACTGCCGTCCCAGGTCGTGGTGGCCGGGATGGTGCCGTTCAACGTGCTCAATCGCGGCGGCGGCGTGTTCCACCAGGGCACCGAGGGAAAGCTCGACGTACAACGGGATCCGGCACTGGCGCCGTACGCGGAGGCCTTCGAGCGTGCGGGCCTGCCGCTCACCCAGCATGACGACGTCCTGCCGGTCCAGTGGTCGAAGCTCCTGCTGAACCTGAACAACCCGATCAACGCCCTGTCGAACCTGCCGCTGCGCGACGAGCTCTCGCAGCGCGCGTACCGCCGCTGTCTGGCGGCCGCGCAGGCCGAGGCGCTGGAGCTGCTCGCCGCGGCCGGGATCCGGCCGGCGCAGCTCCTCGCCGTACCGATGCAGCGCTTCCCCGCCGTACTACGGCTGCCGGACTTCCTGTTCCGGCGCCTCGCGAGCAAGGTGCTGGCCGTCGATCCGCTGGCCCGGACGTCGATGTGGGAGGACCTGGAGGCAGGCCGCCCGACCGAGATCGACTACCTGAACGGCGAGGTCGTCCGGCTCGCCGCGTCCCTCGGCCGGACCGCGCCGGTGAACGCCAAGCTGGTCTCGCTGATCCGGGAGGCGGAGACCTCGCGACGCACCTGGGCTGGTCCAGATCTGCTTGGTTCCATTATGTGA
- a CDS encoding lytic transglycosylase domain-containing protein → MGVRMQFLEDPRGGDRIWRLLSGNNRPLAMGRGDRRSPLDVLAAVRHLAREAEPTLRRAADGRWRWELTTDDGRCRGTNPSREDCWVQFIPGTWATFGADGNGDGIRDPHNVFDAARATGDYLCQVGADLSNPQQLVQAVLRYNHSMDYVSMVLRWMQSCSRQTVAIPDSHDHIPDAGNTGNTHTTDDKSHRTTPPPPPGITPTPSPTAVPTAPPSAIIPTPTQHPVRPTTPTSTRPPYIPPPTTHPTPPPPTTLENTPTPTPDPTTPPDTPTPETTPSITPPDTSTSTTP, encoded by the coding sequence GTGGGGGTGCGGATGCAGTTCCTGGAGGACCCGCGAGGCGGTGACCGGATCTGGCGGCTGCTCTCCGGGAACAACCGCCCGTTGGCGATGGGCCGCGGTGACCGGCGGTCCCCGCTGGACGTGCTGGCCGCCGTCCGTCACCTCGCGCGGGAGGCCGAGCCGACGCTGCGCCGCGCCGCGGACGGCCGCTGGCGATGGGAGCTGACCACCGACGACGGGCGGTGCCGTGGCACCAACCCGTCGCGCGAGGACTGCTGGGTGCAGTTCATCCCCGGTACCTGGGCGACGTTCGGTGCCGACGGCAACGGTGACGGGATCCGCGATCCGCACAACGTCTTCGATGCGGCGCGGGCGACCGGGGACTACCTGTGCCAGGTCGGCGCCGACCTGAGCAATCCGCAACAGCTGGTGCAGGCCGTACTGCGGTACAACCACTCGATGGACTACGTCTCCATGGTGCTCCGCTGGATGCAGTCGTGCAGCCGCCAGACCGTCGCGATCCCCGACTCCCACGACCACATCCCCGACGCCGGCAACACCGGCAACACCCACACCACCGACGACAAGTCCCACCGCACCACCCCACCACCGCCCCCAGGCATCACCCCCACACCATCACCCACCGCGGTCCCCACCGCCCCACCGTCGGCCATCATCCCGACCCCCACCCAACACCCCGTCCGTCCCACCACCCCAACCTCCACCAGACCCCCGTACATCCCCCCGCCAACAACCCACCCCACCCCACCCCCGCCCACAACCCTCGAAAACACCCCAACCCCCACCCCCGACCCAACCACCCCACCCGACACCCCAACCCCCGAGACGACACCCTCAATCACCCCACCCGACACCTCCACCTCGACCACGCCGTAG
- a CDS encoding DUF2961 domain-containing protein, giving the protein MLRRVIALAACVLLALPTTASANPPGNDNGPVGWDVYRNLDRLPELQTGVRTKQFSSFGRDGTNNDGFDGTYSCLRTTDAGCVIAEASGAGEIASIWFTRDGGNVTKTGTITVELDGKQVLHGSLQDIVDGKLGAPFSYPLVANGVQSSGGVYLRVPMPYRSSMRITTQNNPLFYHVDYRQFPDANGVRTFDPTDKAEDVLAMLNAAGTKDPKPAKPNATTTATPLNLAPGKQVTLADTRGPGELSALRLKLPDIVGLDLKSLADDGRAFLGGSTFTLKIDPANTGVKLTRRMDLRIGNQRAKILVDGAPAGEWAPLKAQGAQWYDQSVDLPAALTAGKSQITITNQFVSSDLDFNEFAYWVDSTAGRTDTLDVGPNHVADEQAHGYSISKQNWSGEHAMTYAATDADAARVKPSDTLLAGVRVQVTIDGQKRVDAPLGEFFGSGLGENPVHSLFFAMDPNGWYSSWWPMPYVARATVTLVNPTTYPLKGQAEVTAARDGSKAAQLATGKIGYFTAISKRGETTQGSDWTFADVAGRGKFVGVSQTMEGLLADGNTRGYLEGDERVYADGERTPAIHGTGTEDFYESGWYFNAGTYSTPFHGNSAHEVRAGFCTNECDGAWRLHITDSVAFENQLHFGIEHGPQDDHPAIYGSTAFLYKAAGFGARETDRIDVGSATSRQQHGYTDNGIQTDLTSVYEGDHDDITLTDQVRTTTQPIHFRVAVDPANRGVTLRRTSDQNTPGQSVQVVVNGKQSGTWLQPLGNTHQRWLDDNYQLPAALTAGRDHLDIELRPTGPAWTASSYVVQTLTRPYEDRRAPGAVTGLAADGRPDNAINVAWSDVADDSGIAYYNVYGTKAGGPEKLLGTSPLPGFLHRGLGLGETWTYRVSAVDLAGHVGPKSAGVQGTSGRTLRIEGEAMLPPVSSTVAVDPQGNCCGVSWSGGAQAWIHGAKAGDQAVFAFDVPTTGTYQLSTVLTKAADYGTVDVQVDGGTAVSFDGYQSSGVGTQIVDLGTVQLGAGTHRLSVTVTGKNAAAIGYLAGVDVVDLKLGT; this is encoded by the coding sequence ATGCTCCGTCGTGTCATCGCTCTGGCCGCCTGTGTGCTCCTGGCACTGCCCACCACCGCGTCAGCCAATCCACCCGGGAACGACAACGGTCCGGTCGGTTGGGACGTGTACCGGAATCTGGACCGGTTGCCCGAGCTGCAAACCGGAGTCCGCACCAAACAGTTCTCCAGCTTCGGCCGCGACGGGACCAACAACGACGGCTTCGACGGCACCTACTCCTGCCTCCGTACGACGGACGCGGGGTGCGTCATCGCCGAGGCCAGCGGCGCCGGGGAGATCGCGTCGATCTGGTTCACCCGCGACGGGGGCAACGTGACCAAGACCGGCACGATCACGGTCGAGCTCGACGGCAAGCAGGTGCTGCACGGGTCGCTGCAGGACATCGTCGACGGCAAGCTCGGCGCCCCGTTCAGCTACCCGCTGGTCGCGAACGGCGTGCAGAGCAGCGGCGGCGTCTACCTCCGGGTGCCGATGCCGTACCGGTCCTCGATGCGGATCACCACCCAGAACAACCCGCTCTTCTACCACGTCGACTACCGCCAGTTCCCGGACGCGAACGGCGTACGGACGTTCGACCCGACGGACAAGGCCGAGGACGTCCTGGCGATGCTCAACGCCGCGGGCACCAAGGACCCCAAGCCGGCGAAGCCGAACGCCACTACGACCGCCACGCCGCTGAACCTTGCCCCGGGCAAGCAAGTCACGCTGGCGGACACCCGCGGACCCGGCGAGCTGAGTGCGCTCAGGCTGAAGCTGCCCGACATCGTCGGTCTGGACCTGAAGAGCCTCGCGGACGACGGCCGCGCGTTCCTCGGCGGCAGCACGTTCACGCTGAAGATCGACCCGGCGAACACGGGCGTGAAGCTGACCCGCCGGATGGACCTCCGGATCGGCAACCAGCGGGCCAAGATCCTCGTCGACGGCGCACCGGCCGGTGAGTGGGCGCCGCTCAAGGCGCAGGGCGCGCAGTGGTACGACCAGTCCGTCGACCTGCCGGCCGCCCTGACCGCGGGCAAGTCGCAGATCACGATCACCAACCAGTTCGTCTCGTCCGACCTGGACTTCAACGAGTTCGCGTACTGGGTCGACTCCACGGCAGGGCGCACCGACACCCTCGACGTCGGCCCGAACCACGTCGCCGACGAGCAGGCCCACGGGTACTCGATCAGCAAGCAGAACTGGAGCGGCGAGCACGCGATGACGTACGCCGCGACCGATGCCGACGCGGCCCGGGTGAAGCCGTCCGACACGCTGCTGGCCGGGGTCCGCGTCCAGGTGACGATCGACGGCCAGAAGCGCGTGGACGCGCCGCTCGGCGAGTTCTTCGGCTCCGGCCTCGGCGAGAACCCGGTGCACTCGCTCTTCTTCGCGATGGACCCCAACGGCTGGTACTCGTCCTGGTGGCCGATGCCGTACGTCGCCCGCGCGACGGTGACGCTGGTCAACCCGACGACGTACCCGCTGAAGGGCCAGGCCGAGGTGACGGCCGCTCGCGACGGGAGCAAGGCGGCCCAGCTGGCGACCGGGAAGATCGGGTACTTCACCGCGATCTCGAAGCGCGGCGAGACCACGCAGGGCAGCGACTGGACGTTCGCGGACGTGGCCGGGCGCGGGAAGTTCGTCGGCGTCTCGCAGACCATGGAGGGACTGCTTGCCGACGGCAACACCCGCGGGTACCTCGAGGGTGACGAGCGGGTGTACGCCGACGGCGAGCGGACGCCGGCCATCCACGGCACCGGGACCGAGGACTTCTACGAGTCCGGCTGGTACTTCAACGCCGGCACCTACTCGACCCCGTTCCACGGCAACTCCGCGCACGAGGTCCGCGCCGGCTTCTGCACCAACGAGTGCGACGGCGCCTGGCGACTGCACATCACCGACTCGGTCGCGTTCGAGAACCAGCTCCACTTCGGCATCGAACACGGCCCGCAGGACGACCACCCGGCGATCTACGGCTCGACGGCGTTCCTCTACAAGGCCGCCGGCTTCGGCGCCCGCGAGACCGACCGCATCGACGTCGGCTCCGCGACAAGCCGCCAGCAGCACGGCTACACCGACAACGGCATCCAGACCGACCTGACCTCCGTGTACGAAGGCGACCACGACGACATCACCCTCACCGACCAGGTCCGCACGACAACCCAACCGATCCACTTCCGCGTAGCCGTCGACCCGGCCAACCGGGGCGTGACCCTCCGCCGGACCAGCGATCAGAACACTCCCGGGCAATCGGTGCAGGTAGTTGTCAACGGCAAACAGTCGGGCACCTGGCTGCAACCCCTCGGCAACACCCACCAACGGTGGCTCGACGACAACTACCAACTGCCGGCAGCCCTCACCGCCGGTCGCGACCACCTCGACATCGAACTCCGGCCCACCGGCCCGGCGTGGACAGCTTCGTCGTACGTCGTCCAAACCCTCACCAGGCCGTACGAGGACCGCCGCGCGCCGGGTGCCGTCACCGGCCTCGCCGCCGACGGACGACCGGACAACGCGATCAACGTGGCGTGGTCGGACGTGGCTGACGACAGTGGGATCGCGTACTACAACGTCTATGGGACCAAGGCCGGCGGACCGGAGAAGCTGCTGGGGACGAGTCCGCTGCCCGGCTTCCTGCACCGAGGCCTAGGACTGGGAGAGACGTGGACGTATCGGGTTTCCGCGGTGGATCTTGCAGGGCATGTCGGGCCCAAGTCGGCGGGTGTGCAGGGGACCAGCGGGCGGACGTTGCGGATCGAAGGGGAGGCGATGTTGCCGCCGGTGTCGTCCACCGTTGCCGTTGATCCGCAAGGGAACTGTTGTGGGGTCAGCTGGTCCGGCGGTGCGCAGGCGTGGATCCACGGGGCGAAGGCCGGTGACCAGGCGGTGTTCGCCTTCGACGTCCCGACGACCGGCACGTACCAGTTGTCGACGGTACTGACGAAGGCCGCCGACTACGGGACCGTCGACGTACAGGTGGATGGCGGTACGGCGGTGTCGTTCGACGGATACCAGTCCTCGGGGGTGGGCACGCAGATCGTTGACCTGGGCACCGTTCAGCTCGGCGCCGGCACGCATCGGCTGAGCGTGACAGTTACCGGCAAGAACGCGGCAGCAATCGGCTACCTCGCCGGGGTCGACGTGGTCGATCTTAAGCTCGGCACGTGA
- a CDS encoding NmrA family NAD(P)-binding protein, translating to MTILITGATGNAGGAVVQSLAEQGVPGRALVRTATDLPAGIEPVYGDLNRPETFVGALPGVSGIFLLSGYERLDELLANAVRAGVRKVVVLSSSSLDGELTNAVAAYHHATEQAVRAADVEWTFLRPNSFMSNTLRWRDQLRAGDEVRVQFPEVPVSTIHPRDIGDIAVRALQGAHDSEVLRLTGPVALTPVEQVAVLAETLGRPLTAYPMSRAETHAELHTTMPEPYAAAIESFFGDGTVDETSVNTTVTDATGHPARTLQTWTQENRALFG from the coding sequence ATGACGATCCTGATTACGGGCGCGACCGGAAACGCCGGCGGCGCGGTCGTGCAATCACTCGCGGAGCAAGGCGTCCCCGGCCGGGCCTTGGTCCGGACCGCGACAGACCTGCCGGCCGGGATCGAGCCGGTGTACGGCGACCTCAATCGGCCGGAAACCTTCGTCGGCGCATTACCCGGGGTCAGCGGGATTTTCCTGCTCAGCGGTTACGAACGGCTCGACGAATTACTGGCGAACGCGGTGCGCGCCGGCGTGCGGAAGGTCGTCGTACTGTCGAGCAGCTCGCTGGACGGCGAGCTGACGAACGCGGTCGCCGCGTACCACCACGCCACCGAGCAGGCGGTCCGGGCGGCCGACGTGGAGTGGACCTTTCTGCGGCCGAACTCCTTCATGTCGAACACGTTGCGCTGGCGCGACCAGCTCCGGGCGGGCGACGAGGTCCGCGTGCAGTTCCCCGAGGTGCCGGTGTCGACGATCCACCCGCGCGACATCGGGGACATCGCGGTCCGGGCGCTGCAGGGCGCTCACGATTCCGAGGTACTGCGGCTCACCGGGCCGGTCGCGCTGACGCCGGTGGAGCAGGTCGCGGTCCTCGCGGAAACCCTCGGCCGGCCGCTGACGGCGTACCCGATGAGCCGCGCGGAGACCCACGCCGAGCTGCACACCACCATGCCCGAGCCGTACGCCGCCGCCATCGAGTCGTTCTTCGGCGACGGGACCGTCGACGAGACCTCGGTGAACACCACGGTCACCGACGCGACAGGCCACCCGGCCCGCACGCTCCAGACCTGGACGCAGGAGAACCGCGCACTATTCGGCTAG
- a CDS encoding isochorismatase family protein, protein MNPLEGRRTALVLIDLMPRIVALPTAPLSGADVLERSVALAAATRTTGGLVVNVRVERPGVEVQPDGSGFAPGAESQPGDLEIVKRTIGAFGRTPLDAELQSRGIANVVLAGIATNFGVESTGRAASDLGYETFFLTDAMTGLDGDAHTFATTYVFPRLGTTCDTAEYLQALTG, encoded by the coding sequence GTGAACCCTTTGGAAGGACGCCGTACCGCGCTCGTCCTGATCGACCTGATGCCACGGATCGTCGCGTTGCCGACCGCGCCGTTGAGCGGTGCCGACGTACTGGAACGATCCGTGGCACTGGCCGCGGCGACCCGCACGACCGGCGGGCTGGTGGTGAACGTCCGGGTGGAACGCCCGGGCGTCGAGGTCCAGCCCGACGGCAGTGGTTTCGCGCCCGGGGCCGAGTCGCAGCCCGGTGACCTGGAGATCGTGAAACGCACGATCGGCGCCTTCGGCCGTACGCCGCTCGACGCCGAGCTGCAGTCCCGCGGCATCGCGAACGTCGTACTGGCCGGGATCGCCACCAACTTCGGCGTCGAGTCGACCGGCCGCGCCGCCTCCGACCTCGGCTACGAGACCTTCTTCCTCACCGACGCGATGACAGGCCTCGACGGCGACGCGCACACCTTCGCCACGACGTACGTGTTCCCCCGGCTGGGCACGACCTGCGACACCGCGGAATACCTGCAGGCGTTGACCGGATAA
- the idi gene encoding isopentenyl-diphosphate Delta-isomerase gives MIDERVVLVDDGGRAIGTEAKATVHHAATPLHLAFSSYVVDADGRVLLTRRALHKPTWPGAWTNSCCGHPLPGEPVADAVRRRLADELGIVVDTVDLVLPEFRYRAEMPNGMVENEICPVYRARWTGDPTPNPAEVADYRWSSWRAVRSIPDLSPWCLLQLGELPTEPADWPIADPSRLPAAAQI, from the coding sequence GTGATCGACGAGCGGGTGGTACTGGTGGACGACGGCGGGCGCGCGATCGGGACCGAGGCGAAGGCAACAGTCCATCACGCGGCGACGCCGCTGCACCTGGCGTTCTCCAGCTACGTCGTCGACGCGGACGGGCGGGTGCTGCTCACCCGGCGCGCACTGCACAAACCGACCTGGCCGGGCGCCTGGACGAACAGTTGCTGCGGGCACCCACTGCCGGGGGAGCCGGTCGCGGACGCGGTCCGCCGGCGGCTCGCCGACGAGCTAGGCATCGTGGTGGACACGGTCGACCTGGTGCTGCCGGAGTTCCGGTACCGCGCCGAGATGCCGAACGGCATGGTCGAGAACGAGATCTGCCCGGTGTACCGAGCGCGGTGGACCGGTGACCCGACGCCGAACCCGGCCGAGGTCGCCGACTACCGCTGGTCCTCATGGCGAGCGGTCCGCAGCATCCCCGACCTCTCGCCCTGGTGCCTCCTGCAACTCGGCGAACTCCCCACCGAGCCGGCCGACTGGCCGATCGCGGACCCGTCCCGGCTACCAGCCGCCGCCCAGATCTGA
- a CDS encoding ABC transporter permease, translated as MAMFLVRRIGHGLLVLWLISIAVFALFFVAPSNVAQTLAGRQGTPETIALIKHRLGLDLPVWQQYLHFLGNAAKGNLGYDYYHQVPVTTIIGQALPVTISLALGASVLWLLLGVFNGVISAIHPRSLADRGLTLFSLFFYSFPSFLLGLLLLYFLYFRLTLAGFRWFPAGGYSPLTSGAGAWFQHLFLPWIALALLLAATYTRLTRASMLDVLGEDYIRTARSKGIRESRVIVRHGLRSALTPVVTQFGIDLGQLVGGVVVTETVFSLPGLGQTAVVAINQQDLPVIIGIVLFASAAVVVANILVDIGYAVLDPRVRLH; from the coding sequence ATGGCGATGTTCCTGGTACGACGGATCGGCCACGGACTCCTGGTCCTGTGGCTGATCAGCATCGCGGTGTTCGCCCTGTTCTTCGTTGCACCGAGCAACGTCGCGCAGACGCTCGCCGGCCGGCAGGGGACGCCGGAGACGATCGCGCTGATCAAGCACCGGCTTGGCCTGGACCTGCCGGTCTGGCAGCAGTACCTGCACTTCCTCGGCAACGCGGCGAAGGGGAACCTCGGGTACGACTACTACCACCAGGTGCCGGTGACCACGATCATCGGGCAGGCGCTGCCGGTGACGATCTCGCTGGCGCTCGGCGCGTCCGTGCTCTGGTTGCTGCTGGGCGTCTTCAACGGGGTCATCTCGGCGATCCATCCACGGTCGCTGGCGGACCGCGGGCTGACGCTGTTCTCGCTGTTCTTCTACTCGTTCCCGTCGTTCCTGCTCGGCCTGCTGCTGTTGTACTTCCTGTACTTCCGCCTCACGCTGGCCGGTTTCCGCTGGTTCCCGGCCGGTGGGTACTCGCCGCTGACCAGCGGTGCCGGGGCGTGGTTCCAGCATCTGTTCCTGCCCTGGATCGCGCTCGCACTGTTGCTGGCGGCAACGTATACCCGGTTGACCCGGGCATCGATGCTGGACGTGCTCGGCGAGGACTACATCCGGACTGCCCGCTCGAAAGGAATCCGGGAAAGCCGGGTGATCGTCCGGCACGGTCTGCGCAGTGCGCTGACGCCGGTGGTCACGCAGTTCGGTATCGACCTCGGGCAGCTGGTCGGCGGCGTGGTCGTCACCGAGACCGTGTTCAGCCTCCCGGGGCTGGGGCAGACCGCGGTGGTCGCGATCAACCAGCAGGACCTGCCGGTGATCATCGGCATCGTCCTGTTCGCCTCCGCCGCGGTCGTCGTCGCGAACATCCTGGTCGACATCGGGTACGCCGTACTGGATCCGCGGGTGCGGCTGCACTGA
- a CDS encoding DinB family protein — MGSFEVLLDDERTQLDAFVEEHRSAIEATLDGLTEEQVRRRLVPSATTLLGLLKHLTWMQRVWFEECLGGKSRRELGLVQTPNDSFQLTDDDTIASVTAAHRKACATARSAVADLALDAVVTGHPRGPRTLRWVYLQVLRELAQHRGHADILREQVLAE; from the coding sequence ATGGGGTCGTTCGAGGTGCTGCTGGACGACGAGCGGACGCAGCTCGACGCGTTCGTCGAGGAGCATCGCAGCGCTATCGAGGCGACCCTCGACGGGCTGACCGAGGAGCAGGTCCGCCGTCGGCTCGTCCCGTCGGCAACCACCTTGCTCGGGCTGCTCAAGCACCTCACGTGGATGCAGCGGGTGTGGTTCGAGGAGTGTCTGGGCGGTAAGTCCCGCCGGGAGCTCGGGCTGGTACAGACGCCGAACGACTCGTTCCAGCTCACCGACGACGACACGATCGCGTCGGTCACGGCCGCCCATCGGAAAGCGTGCGCGACCGCCAGGTCGGCGGTCGCCGACCTGGCGCTGGACGCGGTCGTGACCGGGCATCCGAGGGGACCGCGCACGCTGCGCTGGGTCTACCTCCAGGTCCTGCGCGAGCTGGCCCAGCACCGCGGCCACGCCGACATCCTGCGCGAACAAGTGCTAGCCGAATAG